The Nicotiana tabacum cultivar K326 chromosome 14, ASM71507v2, whole genome shotgun sequence genome contains a region encoding:
- the LOC142161592 gene encoding putative aspartic proteinase GIP2 codes for MASSCLHAILLCFLLFITSTTAQNQTSFRPKGLILPITKDASTLQYLTQIHQRTPLVPVSLTLDLGGQFLWLDCDQGYVSSSYKPARCRSAQCSLAGAGSGCGQCFSPPKPGCNNNTCSLLPDNTITRTATSGELASDTVQVQSSNGKNPGRNVTDKDFLFVCGATFLLEGLASGVKGMAGLGRTIISLPSQFSAEFSFPRKFAVCLSSSTNSKGVVLFGDGPYSFLPNREFSNNDFSYTPLFINPVSTASAFSSGEPSSEYFIGVKSIKINQKVVPINTTLLSIDNQGVGGTKISTVNPYTILETSIYNAVTNFFVKELVNITRVASVAPFGACFDSRNIVSTRVGPAVPSIDLVLQNENVFWRIFGANSMVQVSENVLCLGFVDGGVNPRTSIVIGGYTIENNLLQFDLAGSRLGFTSSILSRLTTCANFNFTSIT; via the coding sequence ATGGCTTCTTCTTGTTTACATGCCATTCTTTTATGCTTTCTTCTTTTCATTACTTCAACCACGGCTCAAAACCAAACTTCTTTCCGTCCCAAAGGCCTAATTCTCCCAATCACAAAAGATGCTTCAACACTCCAATATCTCACCCAAATTCACCAAAGAACACCTCTTGTCCCTGTAAGTTTAACTCTTGATCTTGGTGGCCAATTTTTATGGCTTGACTGTGACCAAGGTTATGTCTCCTCCTCTTATAAACCTGCGCGGTGTCGCTCCGCCCAGTGCTCATTAGCCGGAGCTGGCTCCGGTTGTGGACAATGTTTTTCTCCACCTAAACCAGGCTGCAATAATAACACATGCAGCCTACTTCCTGATAACACAATCACTCGAACCGCCACCAGCGGAGAATTAGCTTCTGATACTGTGCAAGTACAATCTTCTAATGGTAAAAATCCTGGAAGAAATGTAACTGACAAAGATTTTCTTTTCGTTTGTGGCGCTACATTTCTTTTAGAAGGACTTGCTAGTGGTGTTAAGGGTATGGCTGGTCTTGGTAGGACAATAATATCTCTTCCTTCTCAATTCTCAGCTGAATTTAGCTTCCCTAGAAAATTTGCTGTTTGTTTGAGCTCTTCAACCAACTCAAAGGGTGTTGTACTTTTTGGAGATGGACCTTATTCTTTCCTTCCTAATAGGGAATTTTCAAATAATGATTTTTCCTACACTCCACTATTTATCAATCCAGTAAGTACAGCTTCAGCTTTTTCCTCAGGAGAACCATCTTCTGAATACTTTATTGGAGTAAAATCCATCAAGATTAATCAAAAAGTTGTCCCAATAAACACAACTTTGTTGTCAATTGACAATCAAGGTGTTGGTGGAACTAAGATTAGCACAGTCAATCCTTACACCATTTTGGAAACTTCAATATACAATGCTGTTACAAATTTCTTTGTCAAGGAACTTGTCAACATTACTAGAGTTGCATCCGTAGCACCATTTGGGGCTTGTTTTGATTCAAGAAACATTGTAAGTACAAGAGTTGGACCAGCTGTTCCATCAATTGATCTTGTTTTGCAAAAtgagaatgtgttttggaggatATTTGGAGCAAACTCAATGGTGCAAGTGAGTGAGAATGTTTTGTGCCTTGGCTTTGTGGATGGAGGTGTAAACCCAAGGACTTCTATTGTGATTGGAGGATACACAATTGAGAATAATCTTTTGCAGTTTGATCTTGCAGGATCAAGACTGGGATTCACATCTTCAATTCTTTCCCGACTAACTacatgtgccaattttaacttcacTTCAATTACTTAG